From the genome of Sinanaerobacter sp. ZZT-01:
TATAATTGCTATAAGATAAAAAACGAGAGAGGATATATGTAATGAAAGGACCGATTTTAGTTGTAATGGCTGCTGGAATGGGCAGCCGATACGGTGGATTGAAACAGATGGACCCAGTTGGATCAAATGGTGAACTGATTATTGATTTTTCCCTTTATGATGCCTGGAAAGCTGGCTTTCGTAAAGTTATTTTTATTATTAAAAGAGAAATGGAAAAAGATTTTCGTGCCATGATTGAGCCAAAAGCAGGTAAAAAATTAGAAGTTGTCTTTGCATTTCAGGAGCTGACAGATGTGCCGGAGGGATTTCATCCTCCTAATGGACGGGTAAAACCATGGGGGACAGGCCATGCTGTACTAGCTGCGAGAAAAGAAGTGGATGCACCGTTTGCAGTGATCAATGCAGATGATTACTATGGAGTGCAGGCATTTCAGGATATGTATGATTTTCTGAGAAATGCACACGATGACGACAAATATCGTTACTGTATGGTAGGTTATTTGGTGGAAAATACTTTGACAGAGAATGGACATGTAGCAAGAGGTCTCTGCCAAGCAGATGAGAACGGGTATTTGCAGGATATTGTAGAGCGAACAAAGATTCAAAGAAACAACGGGCAAATTCAATATACTGAAAATGACTGTGATTGGGCTACCATTGCAGAGGGTACCTTGGTATCTATGAACTTGTGGGGTTTTACAAGGAGTATAATGAAGGAGCTTGAAAAAAGATTTTCGGCTTTTTTAGAATCTGCATTGAAGGAAAATCCATTAAAAGGAGAATATTTTTTACCCTTTGTAGTGGATGAACTGATTGAAGAGGGAAATGCTACGGTAAAGGTGCTGAAATCGCCTGATAAATGGCAGGGTGTTACGTATAAAGAGGATAAGGAAAATGTGGTGAGAGCCTTGCAGTTACTAAAAGATCAAGGTGTATATCCACAAAATCTTTGGGAATAATTTAAAGAAAAAGGGTTGCGAAGCCCTTTTTTTTGTACTATTCTTTTTAAGATGTGCAATTGTATGCACCAATTAAAATTTAATAAAAGAAATGGAGAAAGAAAAATGTCTAACACACCAAAAGGCGTAAGGCAGGCTTCATTCAGAGAGCAGTTTACTTTCCGAGGAATGGTAATTGGTTCAATCGGATCAGTAATTTTAACGATGAGCTCTATGTATGTAGCTTTAAAGCTAGGCGCACTTCCTTGGCCAATCATTTTCGTAGCCCTTGTATCTATGTTTGCTCTAAAAGCATTGGGTCGGACAAATATCCACGAGATAAATGTCACGCATACCGTTATGTCAGCAGGTGCAATGGTAGCAGGTGGAATTGCCTTTACCGTTCCCGGCATTTGGATGCTAGAGCCGAAAGCAGAGGTGAATTTAGCTTCGCTGCTCATCGTCACATTAGGAGGAGTCTTACTGGGTTTGATCTTTACCGCATTGATTCGTAAATATTTCGTAGT
Proteins encoded in this window:
- a CDS encoding nucleotidyltransferase family protein, with the translated sequence MKGPILVVMAAGMGSRYGGLKQMDPVGSNGELIIDFSLYDAWKAGFRKVIFIIKREMEKDFRAMIEPKAGKKLEVVFAFQELTDVPEGFHPPNGRVKPWGTGHAVLAARKEVDAPFAVINADDYYGVQAFQDMYDFLRNAHDDDKYRYCMVGYLVENTLTENGHVARGLCQADENGYLQDIVERTKIQRNNGQIQYTENDCDWATIAEGTLVSMNLWGFTRSIMKELEKRFSAFLESALKENPLKGEYFLPFVVDELIEEGNATVKVLKSPDKWQGVTYKEDKENVVRALQLLKDQGVYPQNLWE